A stretch of the Porites lutea chromosome 12, jaPorLute2.1, whole genome shotgun sequence genome encodes the following:
- the LOC140953697 gene encoding uncharacterized protein, whose protein sequence is MIEQSRDSVSASQTSSINVANGTSCKPTQTATSQCVKESWSPNWKSPLAHTLQSAQHQPTESQQNDDGLKLVRGLNQVVVMPKEITISHPALPGKARDAIESCFNLPASEGYRVAKETLRDNFGKPPIIAGARIKKLLNLPNLKNADGASLLEFGRQLDAADRTLTGMGIEYVADLNHMNTLRELAKKLPIFVRAKWTECAGKIIDSGRRPKFQDFARFIKERAKLVDNEFGQDMNSVFARETNMRKKKVNSDGTSPQLQTFATGSGLNSRGQSGTLNAQIVCLVCSGQHEVWKCELFKGLPHEKKRKVVQRGGLCNKCLAKGHIAKDCPKVNFKCQHSGCGGGHHTLMHRNPVRTQRGTSNESNHLLDLGAITGAGNGNGVAVAATGAGETRVCLGIIPVKVRGKGGGKVIETYALLNNGSEVTLCYERLVKELGLDGQRYDFTLTEMTGSEKVDSKLVDLVVKSINDSVEVELCSVKTVVNIPISTSCIAKREDLVRWPHLRGIDIPSIEHGEVCVLIGLNERATLFLPLELKTGGDNEPIAIQYNLGWTVMGPVGDQKEDRDCVVNFVFTKDGHLTQGNLLRGVVSRERISEETKKLKKDKNETAQPFGSVECEPHFHVNVVQSEDDDVPTVHNETLDRQLEKPWKTDFRDSIVGTRTLPSVEDNKALTKIKQSLQRRDGHFQLLQGPDLTNPLVGVLTRFRQETTAIAADIEGMFHQFYVDPKDFDVFRLLWWPDGQLNEQPQVYRMKLREQSVANLDLQELPTECALGLKWDVEGDKFIWRASGRLQHLVQKGAMTRRGILAIVSSLFDPLGFIAPYNMKAKLLLQDIKLGQSD, encoded by the exons ATGATTGAACAGTCAAGAGATTCAGTGAGTGCAAGTCAAACTTCTTCCATTAATGTTGCAAATGGAACTTCATGTAAGCCTACACAGACGGCGACTAGTCAGTGTGTTAAAGAATCTTGGTCTCCAAACTGGAAGAGTCCACTGGCCCATACCTTGCAAAGTGCTCAGCACCAGCCGACAGAGAGTCAGCAAAATGACGATGGTTTGAAATTGGTTAGAGGATTAAATCAGGTTGTGGTAATGCCCAAG GAGATTACAATTTCTCATCCAGCACTGCCTGGTAAAGCAAGGGATGCGATTGAAAGCTGCTTCAACTTGCCTGCTAGTGAGGGTTACCGAGTAGCAAAggaaacattgcgtgacaactTTGGAAAGCCACCCATAATTGCAGGGGCCCGTATAAAGAAGCTGCTGAATTTACCTAACCTTAAGAATGCAGATGGAGCGTCTCTGTTGGAATTTGGAAGACAATTGGATGCCGCAGACCGAACACTGACTGGAATGGGCATTGAATATGTAGCTGACCTCAACCATATGAACACATTGAGAGAACTTGCTAAGAAGCTGCCAATATTTGTTAGAGCAAAATGGACTGAATGCGCTGGGAAGATAATTGATTCAGGGCGTAGACCTAAGTTTCAGGACTTTGCTAGGTTCATAAAAGAAAGGGCGAAGTTGGTGGACAACGAGTTCGGGCAAGACATGAACAGTGTGTTTGCAAGAGAGACTAACATGCggaaaaagaaagtgaattcTGATGGAACTTCACCACAACTGCAAACATTCGCGACTGGAAGTGGTCTGAACAGTCGCGGTCAAAGTGGAACCTTAAATGCACAAATTGTTTGTCTTGTTTGCTCAGGGCAACACGAAGTTTGGAAGTGTGAACTTTTTAAAGGATTACCtcatgaaaagaaaaggaaggttGTACAACGAGGTGGACTATGTAACAAGTGTTTAGCAAAAGGGCACATTGCTAAGGATTGCCCAAAGGTGAATTTCAAGTGCCAACACTCTGGATGTGGAGGAGGTCACCACACCTTAATGCACCGAAACCCTGTGAGAACACAACGAGGAACTAGCAATGAATCAAAT CACCTGTTAGATCTCGGGGCCATTACTGGGGCCGGTAATGGAAACGGGGTAGCTGTGGCTGCCACTGGAGCGGGAGAAACGCGGGTATGTCTTGGAATTATACCAGTCAAAGTTCGAGGTAAAGGAGGTGGTAAAGTGATTGAAACATATGCCCTTCTTAACAATGGCTCTGAAGTCACTTTGTGCTATGAACGGCTAGTGAAGGAACTTGGATTAGATGGTCAGAGATATGATTTCACTCTGACCGAAATGACAGGCTCTGAAAAGGTGGATAGTAAATTGGTGGATCTTGTGGTGAAATCGATTAATGATTCTGTAGAAGTGGAACTATGCAGTGTGAAAACAGTTGTCAATATACCAATTTCGACAAGTTGCATCGCAAAGAGAGAAGACCTCGTTCGCTGGCCTCATTTGCGCGGCATTGACATTCCCAGTATTGAACATGGGGAAGtttgtgttctgattggtttgaATGAAAGAGCAACACTTTTCCTCCCGCTTGAGTTAAAGACTGGTGGAGACAATGAGCCAATAGCCATACAGTATAATTTAGGTTGGACTGTGATGGGTCCAGTGGGTGACCAGAAAGAAGATCGGGATTGTGTAGTGAACTTTGTGTTTACGAAGGACGGTCATCTGACACAAGGAAACCTTCTGAGGGGTGTAGTTTCCAGGGAACGAATCAGTGAAGAAACAAAGAAGCTGAAGAAGGATAAGAATGAAACAGCGCAGCCGTTCGGGTCCGTAGAATGTGAGCCTCATTTCCATGTTAATGTTGTTCAAAGTGAAGACGATGATGTACCCACAGTTCACAATGAAACTTTGGACCGCCAACTTGAAAAGCCTTGGAAGACCGATTTCAGGGACTCAATCGTTGGGACAAGAACATTGCCATCTGTTGAGGACAATAAAGCTTTAACTAAGATAAAACAATCACTTCAAAGACGAGATGGACATTTTCAA TTGTTACAGGGTCCTGACTTAACAAATCCACTAGTAGGAGTGTTAACCAGGTTTCGGCAAGAAACAACTGCCATCGCAGCCGATATAGAAGGAATGTTCCATCAATTTTATGTCGACCCAAAGGACTTTGATGTGTTTAGACTTCTCTGGTGGCCAGATGGTCAACTCAATGAGCAGCCGCAAGTATACCGAATG AAACTGAGAGAGCAGTCTGTAGCGAACCTTGACCTACAAGAATTGCCAACTGAGTGTGCTCTTGGATTGAAATGGGACGTAGAAGGGGACAAGTTTATTTGGAGGGCATCAGGAAGGCTTCAGCATCTTGTACAGAAAGGAGCGATGACGAGACGTGGGATCTTAGCAATTGTTAGCTCACTGTTTGATCCACTGGGCTTTATAGCTCCCTATAATATGAAGGCCAAACTACTGCTACAAGATATTAAGCTTGGACAGTCTGATTGA